One window from the genome of Pseudomonas sp. L5B5 encodes:
- a CDS encoding NADPH:quinone oxidoreductase family protein has protein sequence MKAVLCKAFGPAETLVLEEVASPVPKKNEILLEVHAAGVNFPDTLIIEGKYQFKPPFPFSPGGEAAGVVSAVGEKVSHLKAGDRVMALTGWGSFAEQVAVPGYNVLPIPAAMDFNTAAALSMTYGTSMHALKQRGNLKPGETLLVLGASGGVGLAAVEIGKAMGARVIAAASSAEKLAVAKAAGADELVNYSESNLKDEIKRLTDGNGADVIYDPVGGDLFDQAIRSIAWNGRLLVVGFASGRIPELPVNLALLKGAAVVGVFWGSFAQRQPQDNAANFQQLFAWHAEGKLKPLVSQVYPLAEAARAIDDLGQRKAVGKVVVQVR, from the coding sequence ATGAAAGCCGTGCTGTGCAAAGCCTTCGGCCCCGCCGAAACGCTGGTGCTGGAAGAGGTCGCAAGCCCTGTGCCGAAGAAGAACGAAATCCTGCTGGAGGTACATGCCGCGGGTGTCAACTTCCCGGACACCCTGATCATCGAGGGCAAGTACCAGTTCAAGCCGCCGTTCCCCTTCTCCCCGGGCGGCGAAGCGGCCGGCGTGGTCAGCGCGGTGGGCGAAAAGGTCAGCCACCTCAAGGCCGGTGATCGGGTCATGGCCCTGACGGGCTGGGGCAGCTTCGCCGAACAGGTGGCCGTGCCCGGCTACAACGTACTGCCGATTCCCGCCGCCATGGACTTCAACACGGCCGCCGCCTTAAGCATGACCTACGGCACCTCGATGCACGCCCTCAAGCAGCGCGGCAACCTGAAGCCCGGTGAAACCCTGCTGGTGCTCGGCGCCTCGGGCGGGGTCGGGCTGGCCGCCGTGGAAATCGGCAAGGCCATGGGCGCACGGGTGATCGCTGCCGCCAGCAGCGCCGAGAAACTCGCGGTAGCCAAGGCCGCCGGCGCCGACGAACTGGTGAACTACAGCGAAAGCAACCTCAAGGACGAGATCAAGCGCCTGACCGATGGCAATGGCGCCGACGTGATCTACGACCCGGTGGGCGGCGACCTGTTCGACCAGGCCATCCGCTCCATCGCCTGGAACGGCCGCCTGCTGGTGGTGGGTTTTGCCAGTGGACGCATCCCCGAACTGCCGGTGAACCTGGCCCTGCTCAAGGGCGCTGCGGTAGTGGGGGTGTTCTGGGGCTCCTTCGCCCAGCGCCAGCCACAGGACAATGCAGCAAACTTCCAGCAACTGTTCGCCTGGCACGCCGAGGGCAAGCTCAAGCCGCTGGTGTCCCAGGTCTACCCACTGGCCGAAGCGGCCCGCGCCATCGACGACCTGGGCCAGCGCAAGGCCGTGGGCAAGGTCGTGGTGCAGGTGCGTTGA
- the trxA gene encoding thioredoxin TrxA, translated as MSSDLIKHVSDASFETDVLKAEGAVLVDYWAEWCGPCKMIAPVLDEIAETYKGKLTVAKLNIDENQETPAKHGVRGIPTLMLFKNGNVEATKVGALSKSQLAAFLDANI; from the coding sequence ATGAGCAGCGATCTCATCAAACACGTCAGCGACGCCAGCTTCGAGACCGACGTACTCAAGGCCGAAGGCGCTGTACTGGTCGACTACTGGGCTGAGTGGTGCGGCCCATGCAAAATGATCGCTCCGGTGCTGGACGAAATTGCTGAAACCTACAAGGGCAAGCTCACCGTTGCCAAGCTGAACATCGACGAGAACCAGGAAACCCCGGCCAAGCACGGCGTACGTGGTATCCCGACTCTGATGCTGTTCAAGAACGGTAACGTTGAAGCCACCAAGGTGGGTGCGCTGTCGAAGTCGCAGCTGGCTGCTTTCCTCGACGCCAACATCTGA
- the ppx gene encoding exopolyphosphatase — protein sequence MPQSQAKNLSLIAAIDLGSNSFHMVVAKARNGEIRILERLGEKVQLAAGINEERQLNEESMQRGLDCLKRFAQLINGMPQGTVRIVGTNALREARNRGEFIRRAEEILGHPVEVISGREEARLIYLGVSHTLADTPGKRLVADIGGGSTEFIIGQRFEPLLRESLQMGCVSFTQRYFRDGKITPARYAQAYTAARLEIMSIEHALHRLTWDEAIGSSGTIRAIGLALKAGGQGNGEVNAEGLAWLKRKLFKLGDAEKIDFEGIKPDRRAIFPAGLAILEAIFDALELQRMDHCEGALREGVLYDLLGRHHHEDVRERTLGSLMERYHVDLEQASRVEGKALRSFDQVAADWDLEDGIWRELLGWAAKVHEVGLDIAHYHYHKHGAYLIEHSDLAGFSREDQQMLALLVRGHRRNIPKEKFAEFGDDGIKLIRLCVLLRFAILFHHIRGTQQMPQVKLSASGDQLNVKFPANWLDENQLTQADFALESEWLTRVGIVLNVG from the coding sequence ATGCCCCAATCCCAAGCCAAGAATCTGTCCCTGATCGCCGCAATCGATCTGGGCTCCAACAGCTTTCACATGGTCGTGGCCAAGGCCCGGAACGGTGAAATCCGCATTCTCGAACGGTTGGGTGAAAAGGTTCAGTTGGCCGCCGGCATCAATGAAGAACGCCAGCTCAACGAAGAGTCCATGCAGCGCGGGCTCGACTGCCTCAAGCGCTTCGCCCAGCTGATCAACGGCATGCCCCAGGGCACCGTGCGCATCGTCGGCACCAACGCCCTGCGCGAAGCCCGCAACCGTGGCGAATTCATCCGCCGCGCCGAAGAGATCCTCGGGCACCCGGTGGAAGTCATTTCCGGTCGTGAAGAAGCCCGGCTGATCTACCTCGGCGTGTCCCATACCCTCGCCGACACCCCGGGCAAACGCCTGGTGGCCGACATTGGCGGCGGCAGCACCGAATTCATCATCGGCCAACGCTTCGAACCCCTGCTGCGTGAAAGCCTGCAAATGGGTTGCGTGAGTTTCACCCAGCGCTACTTCCGCGACGGCAAGATCACGCCCGCTCGCTACGCCCAGGCCTATACCGCCGCGCGCCTGGAAATCATGAGCATCGAGCACGCGCTGCATCGCCTGACCTGGGACGAAGCCATCGGCTCCTCCGGGACCATCCGTGCCATCGGCCTGGCTCTCAAGGCTGGGGGCCAGGGCAACGGCGAGGTCAATGCCGAAGGCCTGGCCTGGCTCAAGCGCAAGCTGTTCAAGCTCGGCGATGCCGAGAAAATCGACTTCGAAGGCATCAAGCCCGACCGCCGGGCGATCTTCCCGGCCGGCCTGGCGATTCTCGAAGCGATCTTCGACGCCCTGGAACTGCAACGCATGGACCACTGCGAAGGAGCCTTGCGCGAAGGCGTGCTCTACGACCTGCTGGGTCGCCATCACCATGAAGACGTCCGCGAGCGCACCCTCGGCTCGCTCATGGAGCGCTACCACGTGGACCTGGAACAGGCCTCGCGGGTCGAGGGCAAGGCCCTGCGCTCCTTCGACCAGGTCGCGGCCGACTGGGACCTGGAGGATGGCATCTGGCGTGAACTGCTGGGCTGGGCCGCCAAGGTACATGAGGTGGGGCTGGACATTGCCCACTATCACTACCACAAGCACGGCGCCTACCTGATCGAGCACTCGGACCTGGCCGGCTTCTCCCGGGAGGACCAGCAGATGCTGGCCCTGCTGGTACGCGGCCACCGCCGCAACATTCCCAAGGAAAAATTCGCCGAGTTCGGCGACGACGGCATCAAGCTGATTCGTCTGTGCGTGTTGCTGCGCTTCGCCATCCTGTTCCATCACATCCGCGGTACCCAGCAGATGCCCCAGGTGAAGCTCAGCGCCAGCGGCGACCAGCTGAACGTGAAGTTCCCGGCCAACTGGCTGGATGAAAACCAGCTGACCCAGGCGGACTTCGCCCTCGAGTCGGAATGGCTGACCCGGGTCGGCATCGTGCTCAACGTCGGCTGA
- the ubiD gene encoding 4-hydroxy-3-polyprenylbenzoate decarboxylase yields MQYRDLRDFIRGLEQRGELKRIQVPISPVLEMTEVCDRTLRAKGPALLFENPTGFDIPVLGNLFGTPERVAMGMGAESTDELREIGKLLAFLKEPEPPKGLKDAWSKLPIFKKVVSMAPKVVKDAVCQEIVVEGDDVDLSQLPIQHCWPGDVAPLITWGLTVTRGPNKDRQNLGIYRQQVIGRNKLIMRWLSHRGGALDYREWCEKHPGQPFPVAVALGADPATILGAVTPVPDTLSEYAFAGLLRGNRTELVKCRGNDLQVPATAEIILEGVIHPGEMAPEGPYGDHTGYYNEVDSFPVFTVERITHRTKPIYHSTYTGRPPDEPAILGVALNEVFVPILQKQFPEITDFYLPPEGCSYRMAVVTMKKQYPGHAKRVMLGVWSFLRQFMYTKFVIVTDDDINARDWNDVIWAITTRMDPKRDTVMIDNTPIDYLDFASPVSGLGSKMGLDATHKWPGETTREWGRVIVKDEAVTRRIDAIWNQLGID; encoded by the coding sequence ATGCAGTATCGCGATTTGCGCGACTTCATCCGTGGCCTGGAACAGCGCGGTGAACTCAAGCGCATCCAGGTTCCCATCTCTCCTGTCCTGGAAATGACTGAAGTCTGCGACCGCACCCTGCGCGCCAAGGGCCCGGCGCTGCTGTTCGAAAACCCCACGGGTTTCGACATCCCGGTGCTGGGCAACCTGTTCGGCACGCCTGAGCGCGTGGCCATGGGCATGGGCGCCGAATCCACTGACGAGTTGCGCGAGATCGGCAAGCTGCTGGCGTTCCTCAAGGAGCCCGAGCCACCCAAGGGTTTGAAGGACGCCTGGTCCAAGCTGCCGATCTTCAAGAAGGTCGTGTCGATGGCGCCGAAGGTGGTCAAGGATGCGGTGTGTCAGGAGATAGTGGTCGAGGGCGATGATGTCGACCTCTCGCAGCTGCCGATCCAGCACTGCTGGCCAGGTGACGTGGCGCCGCTGATCACCTGGGGCCTGACGGTGACCCGTGGCCCGAACAAGGACCGGCAAAACCTGGGCATCTATCGCCAGCAGGTGATCGGTCGCAACAAGCTGATCATGCGCTGGCTGAGCCACCGTGGTGGCGCGCTGGATTACCGCGAGTGGTGCGAAAAGCACCCAGGCCAGCCATTCCCGGTGGCCGTGGCCCTGGGCGCCGACCCAGCCACCATTCTTGGCGCCGTGACCCCGGTGCCGGACACCCTTTCCGAATACGCCTTCGCCGGCCTGCTGCGGGGCAATCGCACTGAGCTGGTGAAGTGCCGCGGCAATGACCTGCAGGTGCCAGCCACTGCGGAGATCATCCTCGAAGGTGTGATTCACCCGGGCGAAATGGCACCGGAAGGCCCGTATGGCGACCACACCGGCTATTACAACGAGGTGGACAGCTTCCCGGTATTCACCGTGGAGCGCATCACTCATCGCACCAAGCCGATCTATCACAGCACCTACACCGGGCGTCCGCCGGATGAGCCGGCGATCCTCGGCGTGGCGCTGAACGAAGTGTTCGTGCCGATCCTGCAGAAGCAATTCCCGGAAATCACCGACTTCTACCTGCCGCCCGAGGGCTGCTCGTACCGCATGGCGGTGGTGACCATGAAGAAGCAGTACCCGGGCCACGCCAAGCGCGTAATGCTGGGTGTGTGGTCGTTCCTGCGACAGTTCATGTACACCAAGTTCGTTATCGTCACCGACGACGATATCAATGCCAGGGACTGGAACGACGTGATCTGGGCCATCACCACGCGCATGGACCCCAAGCGCGACACGGTGATGATCGACAACACCCCGATCGACTACCTCGACTTCGCCTCGCCGGTGTCCGGCCTGGGGTCGAAGATGGGGCTCGACGCCACTCACAAGTGGCCCGGAGAAACCACCCGAGAGTGGGGACGGGTCATCGTCAAGGATGAGGCGGTCACCCGCCGGATCGATGCCATCTGGAATCAATTAGGAATAGATTGA
- the rho gene encoding transcription termination factor Rho — MNLTELKQKPITELLELAEQMGIENMARSRKQDVIFSLLKKHAKSGEEISGDGVLEILQDGFGFLRSSDASYLAGPDDIYVSPSQIRRFNLRTGDTIVGKIRPPKEGERYFALLKVDTINYDRPENAKNKILFENLTPLFPNDRLKMEAGNGSTEDLTGRVIDLCAPIGKGQRGLIVAPPKAGKTIMLQNIAANITRNNPECHLIVLLIDERPEEVTEMQRTVRGEVVASTFDEPPTRHVQVAEMVIEKAKRLVEHKKDVVILLDSITRLARAYNTVIPSSGKVLTGGVDAHALEKPKRFFGAARNIEEGGSLTIIATALVETGSKMDEVIYEEFKGTGNMELPLDRRIAEKRVFPAININKSGTRREELLTADDELQRMWILRKLLHPMDEVAAIEFLIDKLKQTKTNDEFFLSMKRK; from the coding sequence ATGAACCTGACTGAACTCAAGCAAAAGCCGATTACCGAACTGCTCGAATTGGCCGAACAGATGGGCATAGAAAATATGGCCCGTTCGCGCAAGCAGGACGTGATTTTCTCCCTGCTGAAAAAGCACGCGAAAAGCGGTGAGGAAATCTCCGGTGATGGCGTGCTGGAGATCCTCCAGGACGGCTTCGGCTTCCTTCGCTCCTCCGACGCCTCCTACCTGGCCGGCCCGGACGATATCTACGTATCGCCAAGCCAGATCCGTCGCTTCAACTTGCGCACCGGTGACACCATCGTTGGCAAGATCCGCCCTCCAAAGGAAGGCGAGCGTTACTTCGCGCTGCTCAAGGTCGACACGATCAACTACGACCGTCCCGAGAACGCCAAGAACAAGATCCTGTTCGAGAACTTGACTCCGCTGTTCCCCAACGATCGTCTGAAGATGGAGGCCGGCAACGGCTCCACCGAAGACCTCACCGGTCGTGTCATCGACCTGTGCGCCCCGATCGGCAAAGGCCAGCGTGGCCTGATCGTCGCCCCGCCGAAAGCCGGTAAAACGATCATGCTGCAGAACATTGCGGCCAACATCACCCGCAACAATCCCGAGTGCCACTTGATCGTCCTGCTGATCGACGAGCGCCCGGAAGAAGTGACCGAGATGCAGCGTACCGTGCGCGGCGAAGTGGTCGCGTCCACCTTCGACGAGCCACCAACCCGCCACGTGCAAGTGGCCGAGATGGTGATCGAGAAGGCCAAGCGCCTGGTTGAGCACAAGAAGGACGTGGTGATCCTGCTGGACTCCATCACCCGTCTGGCCCGTGCCTACAACACCGTGATCCCGAGCTCTGGCAAGGTGCTGACCGGTGGTGTCGATGCTCACGCCCTGGAGAAACCCAAGCGTTTCTTCGGTGCCGCGCGGAACATCGAGGAAGGCGGTTCGCTGACCATCATCGCTACCGCGCTGGTCGAGACCGGCTCGAAGATGGACGAAGTGATCTACGAAGAGTTCAAGGGTACCGGCAACATGGAGCTGCCCCTGGACCGTCGTATCGCCGAGAAACGCGTGTTCCCGGCCATCAACATCAACAAGTCCGGTACCCGCCGCGAAGAGCTGCTGACTGCCGATGACGAGCTGCAACGCATGTGGATCCTGCGCAAGCTGCTGCATCCCATGGATGAAGTCGCTGCCATCGAGTTCCTGATCGACAAGCTGAAGCAGACCAAGACCAACGATGAATTCTTCCTGTCGATGAAACGCAAGTAA
- a CDS encoding CDP-6-deoxy-delta-3,4-glucoseen reductase: MRVTLQPSGAVLETLPGERILDAARRLGYDCPQSCRNGNCHVCAALLVEGSVEQAGDVRDHGEFYTCIAQPLQDCIVLWDGVLALGELPVRSLSCQLIECLEVGGDVWRVRLRAPAGKLPRYHAGQYLMLERDNGEKSAFSLASAPHRGRDLELHVLARENSAQSLIEQLQRNGMARVELPFGDTHLAELPDGPLVLIAAGTGMAQMHSLIEHCRAKGFKHPVHLYWGVRRPEDFYQLEHWDQWQQLPNLYLHKVVSDLCGWEGRCGMLHEAVSEDISDLSSVYVYASGSPAMIYATLDALVNSGMDAHQMRADVFAYAPRS; this comes from the coding sequence ATGCGTGTAACCTTGCAGCCCTCCGGAGCCGTGCTAGAGACACTGCCCGGCGAGCGTATTCTCGATGCGGCGAGGCGTCTGGGATACGACTGTCCCCAGAGCTGCCGCAATGGCAACTGTCATGTGTGTGCGGCCCTGCTGGTGGAAGGCAGCGTGGAGCAGGCCGGCGATGTGCGTGACCACGGCGAGTTCTACACTTGTATCGCGCAGCCGCTGCAAGACTGCATCGTATTGTGGGATGGCGTCCTTGCGCTGGGAGAGTTGCCGGTGCGCAGCCTGTCGTGTCAGCTCATTGAGTGCCTGGAGGTCGGCGGCGATGTCTGGCGGGTCAGGCTGCGGGCGCCGGCGGGCAAGCTTCCCCGCTATCACGCCGGCCAGTACCTCATGCTGGAGCGAGACAACGGCGAGAAGTCGGCCTTCTCCCTGGCCTCGGCCCCGCATCGCGGACGGGACCTGGAGCTGCATGTGCTGGCCCGGGAGAACAGCGCGCAAAGCCTGATAGAACAACTTCAGCGCAATGGCATGGCGCGGGTCGAGTTGCCGTTCGGCGATACTCACCTGGCCGAGTTGCCCGATGGCCCGCTGGTGCTGATTGCCGCCGGCACCGGCATGGCGCAGATGCACAGCCTGATCGAGCATTGCCGGGCCAAGGGTTTCAAGCACCCGGTGCATTTGTACTGGGGCGTGCGTCGCCCCGAAGATTTCTACCAGCTGGAACACTGGGACCAATGGCAGCAACTGCCCAATCTCTACCTGCACAAGGTGGTCAGCGACCTGTGTGGCTGGGAAGGGCGCTGCGGCATGCTGCATGAAGCGGTCAGCGAGGACATCAGCGACCTTTCGTCGGTGTATGTCTATGCCAGTGGCTCGCCGGCGATGATCTACGCCACCCTCGATGCCCTGGTGAACTCAGGGATGGATGCGCACCAGATGCGCGCCGACGTATTCGCCTACGCCCCGCGATCCTGA
- a CDS encoding flagellar basal body-associated protein FliL, which translates to MKAWIMLLLALSLPVAAMAEEAKEGEAPKVSYISLNPPFVGNYGLDGGPKLKVYKADVALRVTGDASAQAVKANEPLIRNQLVALFAQQTAETMNNVEAKEKLRQEALKQVQQVMNDETGKPVVEDLLFNNLIIQ; encoded by the coding sequence GTGAAAGCGTGGATCATGTTGCTGCTGGCCCTCTCCCTGCCTGTGGCAGCGATGGCCGAAGAAGCCAAAGAAGGCGAAGCGCCGAAAGTCAGCTACATCAGCCTGAACCCACCCTTCGTGGGCAACTATGGCCTGGATGGCGGCCCCAAGCTCAAGGTCTACAAGGCCGATGTGGCCTTGCGGGTGACTGGTGATGCGTCGGCCCAGGCGGTCAAGGCCAACGAGCCGCTGATCCGCAATCAGCTGGTGGCCCTGTTCGCCCAGCAGACTGCCGAGACCATGAACAATGTCGAAGCCAAGGAAAAGCTGCGCCAGGAAGCCCTCAAACAGGTACAGCAGGTGATGAACGACGAGACCGGCAAGCCGGTGGTCGAAGACTTGCTGTTCAACAACCTGATCATCCAGTAA
- a CDS encoding ABC transporter permease gives MNRFAHILRLGLKELTSLRHDSVLLLFLMYAFTVAIYLPAAGSVIGVHNASVALVDEDHSALSRLLSESLQPPEFQAPVALPYDRLDAVMDNGQYTFVINVPANFQSDLLAGRQPAVQVNVDATAMSQAFMGAGYIGRIFQRELLNYAGQGDAAARSPALLTPRALFNTNLQGGWFLAVIQIVNNITILAIVLTGTALLREREHGTLDHLLVLPLTALEIMLAKIWSNMLVVVLCTWVSLEVIVKGLLGVPLAGSLGLFLMVTALYLFASTALGIFLATLARSTPQFGLLAIPVIIPMLLLSGGSTPLDSMPQWLQWVMQGSPSTHFVSLSAAILFRDAGVSVVWPDLLALATIGLVFFAIALARFRKSLAS, from the coding sequence ATGAACCGGTTTGCCCACATCCTGCGCCTGGGTCTCAAGGAACTCACCAGCCTGCGCCATGACAGCGTGCTGCTGTTGTTCCTGATGTACGCCTTCACCGTGGCCATCTACTTGCCCGCCGCCGGTTCGGTGATCGGCGTGCACAACGCCAGCGTGGCCCTGGTGGACGAGGACCACAGTGCCCTGTCGCGGCTGCTGTCCGAATCCCTGCAGCCTCCTGAGTTCCAGGCGCCAGTGGCGCTACCCTACGACCGACTCGACGCGGTCATGGACAACGGCCAGTACACCTTCGTGATCAACGTCCCGGCCAACTTCCAGAGCGACCTGCTGGCCGGGCGCCAGCCAGCGGTACAGGTCAACGTCGATGCCACCGCCATGAGCCAGGCGTTCATGGGGGCCGGCTACATTGGCCGGATCTTCCAGCGCGAGCTGCTCAACTACGCCGGACAGGGGGACGCGGCAGCCAGGTCCCCGGCCCTGCTGACCCCTCGCGCATTGTTCAACACCAACCTGCAAGGCGGGTGGTTCCTCGCGGTGATCCAGATCGTCAACAACATCACCATCCTGGCCATCGTCCTCACCGGCACCGCGCTGCTGCGCGAGCGCGAGCACGGCACCCTTGACCATCTGCTGGTGCTGCCACTCACGGCCCTGGAAATCATGCTGGCAAAGATCTGGAGCAACATGCTGGTAGTGGTGCTCTGCACCTGGGTGTCGCTGGAGGTGATCGTCAAGGGCTTGCTGGGGGTACCACTGGCGGGTTCGCTGGGGCTGTTCCTGATGGTCACCGCGCTGTATCTGTTCGCCAGCACTGCCCTGGGCATCTTCCTCGCCACCCTGGCCCGCTCGACCCCGCAGTTCGGCCTGCTGGCGATTCCGGTGATCATCCCGATGCTGCTGTTGTCCGGCGGCAGCACACCGCTGGACAGCATGCCGCAGTGGCTGCAATGGGTGATGCAGGGCTCGCCCTCGACACACTTCGTCAGCCTCAGCGCGGCGATCCTGTTCCGGGATGCGGGGGTGAGCGTGGTCTGGCCTGATCTGCTGGCCCTGGCGACGATCGGCCTGGTGTTCTTTGCCATCGCCCTGGCGCGCTTTCGCAAGAGCCTGGCGTCCTGA
- a CDS encoding gamma-glutamylcyclotransferase has product MTALESAYLNLAYPPRLDLGPQLTHEQLRSSMHSTMDRHKGGPVWLFAYGSLIWRPECSAVERVRGRVHGYHRGLYLWSHEHRGTPERPGLVFGLDRGGSCSGFAYRLPQERLEESLYALWQREMPFPSYRPHWLNCRLEDGNQVQALGFVLERHLPSYAGNLPDHVLSQVFESACGRYGTTRDYVEQTVQALRSHAMPDRNLEARLKRCRAC; this is encoded by the coding sequence ATGACAGCCCTTGAATCCGCTTATCTGAATCTGGCTTACCCTCCACGGCTCGATCTTGGGCCGCAGCTCACCCACGAACAGCTTCGCAGCTCCATGCACTCCACCATGGACCGACACAAGGGCGGGCCGGTCTGGTTGTTCGCCTACGGTTCGTTGATCTGGCGTCCGGAGTGTTCGGCGGTCGAGCGCGTACGCGGACGGGTGCATGGCTACCATCGCGGCCTCTATCTGTGGTCCCACGAACATCGAGGAACGCCCGAGCGACCGGGCCTGGTATTTGGCCTGGACCGTGGCGGTTCCTGCAGTGGCTTCGCCTATCGGTTGCCACAGGAGCGCCTGGAAGAATCGCTGTACGCCCTGTGGCAGCGGGAAATGCCCTTTCCTTCCTACCGTCCGCACTGGCTCAACTGCCGTCTCGAAGACGGCAATCAGGTTCAGGCGCTGGGATTCGTACTGGAACGCCACCTGCCCAGCTACGCCGGCAACCTGCCGGATCATGTGCTGAGCCAGGTGTTCGAAAGCGCCTGCGGGCGGTATGGCACCACCCGCGACTACGTCGAGCAGACCGTCCAGGCGCTGCGCAGCCACGCCATGCCGGATCGCAACCTCGAGGCGCGGCTCAAGCGCTGCAGGGCTTGCTGA